TACAGACTGTACATGGTGCTATTCATagttgagagaaatgtaaacaagtaTAAAGAGGCAGTATtgagagaaatataaacaaatataaagaggcagtattaaattataactgcataaaattagcTGTAGTACATACAGTACTTCTGTAATAATCCCATAGCCACTTCCTGATGCTATTACAGTGTGCTCAAGCATTGGGGGTATCTACTCGGAAGGCACTAAGATGCCAAACATCTCTGTGGGAGCAGTTCCTCGCTCTGGTACACTTCAGATCACGATAAAAAGTGATCTCTTGAAGTTCTTGAGTATGTTTTATTGTGTGTAGTGCAGTACCACAAACTTGGAATAACACTATGGAACCTATATgaagtgccactagtgatgctggcAGTGCTCCCTAGAAGCCAAGAAAAGTCCTGACAGAGTTGAATTGGTTGCTAGATTGAGGAGTGGTTGCCTGACGCTTCAGACAGATGATTCATTTTGCAAACAGACGATTTAAACTTATGGTATTGGTAAATACAGTATGGTACTGTAAATGAATTTTcacttccttatgattttctgaataacattttctttttttatcttactttattttaatacagcatataatatatgtaacatacaaaatatgtgttaactgtttatgttatcaatAAAACTTCCGGTCAGCAATAGGCTAGTAGTAGTTAAGTTTCTGGGGAGCTGAAAGTTATACACAGAGTTTTGACTGCATGAGAGGTTGGCACCCTAACCCCCaagttgttcaagggtcaactgtattaaAAGTCTATGATATATATACTCTTGGCTTTCCAGAAACTTAATctgaagaaattaattttaaaaccatgGTTTtcaaaggctgggtgcggtggctcaagcctgtaatcccagcactttgggaggctgaggcaggtggatcacgaggtcaagagatcgagaccatcctggtcaacatggtgaaaccccgtctctactaaaaatacaaaaaatcagctgggcatggtggcacgtgcctgtaatcccagctactcaggaggctgaggcaggagaattgcctgaacccaggaggcggaggttgtggtgagccaagatcgcgccattgcactccagcctgggtaacaagagcgaaactctgtctcaaaataaaataaaataaaatatatataaaaaaaaataataataaaataaaataaataaaataaaattaaaaaaataccatgGTTTTCAGTACGTTAATTTGACAGTTCaaggctggccgtggtggctcacgcctataatcccagcactttggtgggtagatcatgaagtcaagagatcaagaccatcctggtcaacatggtgaaaccccttctctactaaaaatacaaaaattagctgggcatagtggcacatgcctgtagtcccaactacttgggaggctgaggcagaagaattgcttgaatccaggaggcagaggttgctgtgaaccgagatcgtgccattgcactccagcctgagtaacaagagcgaaactccgtctcaaaaaaaaacaaaaaaaattgacgGTTCAGCCTTTATTAGGTCAAAGTTTCAAAAGAGCTCAGTTGTTAGATGTTTAGCAATGAATGCCATCAGCCTTTATGTTGTCAGGATCCAGGATGTTGAGGTGTGCGTTTGCTCAGGGCTTGGAAACAGTCTTGGTGGTGGGTTTACAGATGCCCACCCTGTTAGATGCTGAACCTGTCTTAGCGCTGGGGCTGCTGCCAGTCTATGGGAACATTCTCTCCCATGCCCTTCCTATGCTGTAGAGGCCTACAGGTTGATGACCACTTCTGGGACCCTTTGTTAGACCTCCCACTCAAAGCATGTAGTTGTGTAAGTGACAGCAGCCAGCCTTGACTCATCAAATAGTCTGagtttgtaaaaaaacaaaaaacaaaatccaggaTTTAAATTTACACTGTAACATTTGAGGTGGAATGGAGACTAATGTCTGGGTATCACCCCGAGAATTGTTCTTTACATTGTCTATGATATAGTACATGgtacagatgaaaataaaaaataattatttataccTTACATTTCCTGTTACAAATATTGTATATTATGTCCATATCATGTCAATTACCATAAGTATGTTCTTATCTcgtttgttcttatttctccatttataCAAATGAGTATATCATTTCCACTGTGTCAAAAGCACTGTCATTGTATCAGATCCGTCTTGCAGTATTATCTGTATCTTCTGATTTCTTAATCAAATTTATGCTGTCAAAATATGTTAATGatgttttttaaagtgtttattgaGAAATTCACAAAGAACTCATATTTTGTCAAAAGGCCATTGTTTAGTGGTCAACATTATCAGTGCAGATGTACTAAATTGCAAGTTACAGAAAACCCAACTCAAGGTGACTTATAGGAAGGGTATTTCCTGGCTTGCCTAACTGAAAAGCTACAGGCCAGACTTCAGGGTTGATTTGATTTAGCAACTCAACAGTGCCACTGCGAGTTtagtttccttcttgtttctcTTGCCATCTGCATTCCCACCTTCATCTTGAGAGGGCAGGGTGGTTGCAAGCCATTTCTGTACCTACACGTTTTTTCACTCTGGTCCTGTGGTCTTTACTAGCTTGCCCAGAAAACCTTCCCTTTGTcacattgatctttttttttgagacagagtttcgctcttgttacccaggctggagtgcaatggcacgatctcggctcaccgcaacctccgcctcctgggttcaggcaattctcctgcctcagcctcctgagtagctgggattacaggcatgtgccaccatgcccagctaattttttgtatttttagtagagacggggtttcaccatgttgaccaggatggtctcgatctctcaacctcgtgatccacctgcctcggcctcccaaagtgctgggattacaggcttgagccatcgtgcccggccctGTCACATTGATCTTAATTGAGGTGTGTGCCCATGTGTGAACCAGCAACTGGCTGGTGGTGGAGTCATCCTGAGTAGCTCAGGCGTGGAGTCAGCCTCACCCAAAGTATAGGCTGTGGAAGGAAGCACAGAAACCCTAGTCAGAACTGGGTAATTAGctagaggaggaggaaatgaagaACGACAGCCAGTGTCCACTGTGCAATGTGATTTACAGTCATTTGGGTTTTGTTTATAAGagtgcttgctttatttttttactttttttcttcttctgtctttAAGGGGCGTTTACAACAACCAAACGGACAGGCATTCCAGCACCACGGGAATTTTCAGTCACTGTCTCAAGAGAGAGGTCTGTGCCACGTGGTCCCTCCAACCCCAGGAAATCAGTGTCCAGTCCAACTTCTTCCAACACTCCCACTCCTACCAAACACCTGAGGACCCCTTCTGTGAAGCCCAAGCAAGACAATGAAGGTGGAGAAAAGGCTGCGCTTGAGTCCCAAGTTCGGGAACTTTTGGCAGAGGCCAAAGCAAAAGATAGTGAAATTAACAGGCTTCGAAGTGAGctaaagaaatgcaaagagaaaaggaCTCTGAGCACTGAGGGGACTGATGCTTTGGGCCCAAATGGAGATGGAACATCAGTCTCCCCAGGTGACATGGAACCTATGATAAGGGCTCTTGAGGAGAAGAACAAGAACTTTCAGAAAGAGCTCTCTGATCTAGAGGAAGAAAACCAGGCCCTGAAGGAGAAACTCATCTATCTTGAGCACTCCCCAAATTCAGAAGGGGCAGCAAGTCACACCGGCGACAGCAGCTGCCCAACATCCATAACTCAAGAATCAAGCTTCGGAAGCCCAACTGGAAATCAGTTGTCCAGTGACATTGATGAGTATAAAAAAAACATACATGGAAACTCATTACGGACATCGGGCTCCTCAAGTAGTGATGTTACCAAAGCTTCTTTGTCACCAGATGCCTCTGACTTTGAGCACATTACAGCAGAGACACCCTCGAGGCCCCTGTCCTCGTCCAGTAACCCCTTTAAGAGTTCAAAGTGTTCTACCGCTGGGAGTTCCCCAAACAATGTAAGCGAATTGTCCCTGGCTTCCCTCACAGAGAAGATacaaaagatggaagaaaatcaCCATAGCACTGCAGAAGAACTGCAGGCTACTCTACAAGAATTATCAGACCAGCAACAAATGGTGCAAGAATTGACAGCTGAAAATGAGAAGCTGGTGGATGAAAAGACAATTTTAGAGACATCCTTTCATCAGCATCGAGAGAGGGCAGAGCAGCTAAgtcaagaaaatgagaagctgatGACTCTTTTACAAGAGCGAGTAAAGAATGAAGAACCTATCACTCAGGAAGGAAAAATCCTTGAACTGGAGCAGAAGTGTACAGATATTCTTGAGCAGGGCCGCTTTGAAAGAGAGAAGCTTCTCAATATTCAGCAACAGTTGACCTGTAGCTTGCGGAAGGttgaagaagaaaaccaaggagCTTTAGAAATGATTAAACGcctgaaggaagaaaatgaaaaactgaatgaGTTTTTAGAACTGGAACGGCATAATAATAACATCATGGCCAAAACTTTGGAAGAATGTAGAGTTACCTTGGAAGGGCTAAAAACGGAGAATGGATCTTTGAAGTCTCATTTGCAGGGTGAGAAGCAGAAAGCCATAGAGGCCAGTGCCATAGGGCAGATGGCAGAGAGCTGCGAAGTTCAAGAAATGTTGAAAGTAGCCCGAGCGGAGAAAGATCTCCTGGAACTGTCTTGCAATGAGCTCAGAGAAGAATTACTAAAGGCAAATGGTGAAATTAAACAtgtttccagcctgctggccaaGGTGAGAAGAGACAATTCTTTACTGGTATTTGTTTATCCTTGTTCATATTTCTGCCCTTAACCTCTAACTTTACAGAGCACATAGAAGCATTTGCTCAGTCTATTTCATTCAAGAAGCCTGCATTCCAGCTTGAAGTCCTGTTAGATTGCAGAGAGATTGGAATTGGGGatacaaaaaagaaaggcctAGATTTCTGATTATGTATGTGTGCTTCAAAGTGTAGTGGGGATGTAGAGTGAAATCAGAGTATGATGCAGTGATAAAGAATACTATAGAACCTATGCCCAGGCTCTAGTGCAAAGGAGGGGCACCTGGTATAACGTGGGGTTTGGGGGTGCAGAAGGACTTCCTGGAAGAAATAGCAACTGAGCTGAGTTCTGAAGACTGAGTGGGAGTTTGCCAGGTCTATCAGCATGCTTTTAGCTGCTAGTAACAGACAATTAAATCACTCCCAATTTTCCACCAAAAATTAccactatttttgtgttttcttccagatatatgtgtatgtatatgtatcatacaagttaaacaaatttagaatCATCCTATACATGTTATTaactttctttttgcatttaacAGTTTAGAAATGATTAAACTTTTTAATCAGCGTATTTAcatcattaaatattcatttaaacattcttttaaaggccagatagtattttaatataaatatttcgTATTTATTAGGTCCCTGTTGTTGAACATATATATAGTCAAACATTTGTGGTCTTTCCAGTCTTTCAATGTTATAAATACTTTGTATATATGTCTTACtgtctattttggaaaaattccTAGACGATGACTTACTGAGTCAAagagtataaacattttaaagacgTTCAACCCATTCAGCCAGATTGCCCTTCAGAAATATTATGCCAGTTTATTGATTCTAGTGGTCATGAGATCATGTGCTTCCCTGAGCCCTTGCCAGCACTTGATATTATCATTTAAATCtgttaatcatttcatttttttaaaccttttttgcTTGGGAACATCTTCCATAGCCCAAgaccaaataaataataacttttctcatttttaaaaaataatacttaaatcAGCCTATTCCCTGTTTCCTTCAAGTTCTGGGTCTGATTTAGGGATCTGCTGTCAAGAGGAGTTCAAAACATCTACCTTACTTCAGGGGTTGTCATTGTTTCGAGAAGCAAATTTTGCCctgagttctcacgagatttTTCTCTACTGCTTCATCTGTCTTAAGATGAGTCCATTGCAACCTGATTCTGCGTTTAGTCATCTGATGGTTTTAGTGGTGGGTCATGTTAAGGAGTTTCTATCTTTGTCTGTATCCTAAATTTGCAGGTATTTTATTGAAAGTATGGAAGTAATTCCATTAGAGGTTACTAGTCAGGCTTTGTATTGGGTTTTAAtatcttacattctttttttacttGATTACTCACTACTCTCTTGCAAAATGTTTTATCTCCCATGTGGACCTTCTTGAAGTTCTTTGTCAGTCCCTCAGTATTTTTGGTAGTTCGATTGGCATTACATTGTATATATCAATGAGAAATAATTTGACATCTTAAAGTAGTTTATTTTTTCCGatcataaaattatgttttcattatgaggatttaaaaaaccagaaaagtattaaaaagaaatgtattaccTTTAATCTCACCACTTGGAGAAAAACTGCTAACATTTTGCTATATGTCCTTTCAGGCCTTTTCTCAGTTTATACATGTTTGAGCATGTATAAAAGCTTGCATTGATATGATTATGATATTTTGTCCTATCCAGAAGAGTAGAGTATGTCTGTCCACATTCCATTACAAATAACCAGTTGGATCAGTTTATCTGTTTCACTGTTAATCTCTTTCTGATTAACTTGTTtctacttttatctttattaattttcttgtcctatttctgtgcatttttttggtttcttaCTAGTTTCTtgagtaaaattatttcttcatttaactttttttaatcCTTGGTTGATAATGAAAGCATTTAAAGGTATTGTAGCTTTGgtaaatagagacaataaaaTCTATAATCTTCTAGAATAAACtaaatctaatttaaaagaaatcgTTTGCATTTTCTGTAGAGTACAAGGCAcaacatatatgtttaaaatcaaactgttattatttatatatccCAGATCTTATTGAGTGCTAActagaattataaaatactgaTAGTAGGAGGGGAAAGGTCCTAGCTAGTATTTTTAGGTGAGAGTTTGAGGTAAAGATGGGGCCATGCTATCACGTATGGTTTCTTTTATATCCATCAAGTCCCTAGGTCTGTGATTTTGTGCTGTCTTAAGTGCACAGAAACTGATTTGTAATTCCAGTGGACTTGTAACATACGAATCTTCCTGCCCTTTTACATTACTgcagaaaaagcaaaacacagaCCTCCTAAATGGACTAATATTTATTGTATCTCTACAACAGAATATCAACTAATCCACCAACAACCatgaatttaaatgttaatacttAAGAGACTCATGTCCAAAGGATAACAGAAGTTTTAGCACAAAACTATGATacggttttttatttttagaaacaggttcTCGTTTTGTCACtgtggctggagtgtagtggtgatcatagttcattgcaattttgaactcctgggctcaggtgatcctcccaccttagccttctgggtagctgggacaacagccaggcaccaccatgcctgactacttGACTTGTTTTTAAAGCATGGGGATTGAATTTTTTCTATAGCTAATGACATGATCTGATAGCTTTTATGTAATcaagtttttttcccctttaatttgTTAATGAGGTAAGTTATAACAACAGATTTTCTAAGGTGGTCTAGTGTAAAATTATGCTTGCATTCCTAAGGTGAATCCTAATTCTTCAGTTTTCAACTGTTTCACTTGACCTTTTGCCAAAAACTTTCAAATATAACTGCCTTCAGCAGGTATGGGAGTAAGTGTCCTGTTAATCACCAAGCAACGTTGCGTACCCTGTGAGCAGCGCATTTATCCACTCTAATGCTTGGCAGAAGGTGAATATTatgaaaaagaatacaataaGCTATTTACAAAGGGAAAAGGCAGTGCCAAACCATTCTATGATCTAATAGATTCAGTAAATCTATGTAAGTTTCCAGTTTAGATTACTCAGATGACCCAGATACTGTCCAAAGAGCCTCTGAAAAGCCTTGaaaagtcctttttttaaaaaaagtagaaggTAGGTTTCTTCCTCATACAATAAATGGAAAATTGATAGGATACAATATTTTGtaggcttctttttcttctcatttctttgtcttcAGTGGTTTGCtaagctctttatttttttaacctctctgatATACCCCTTACGCGTTTTGCTGGCTGCTTAATCTGTAGTCACACGACATACTTCTGTACAACTTTGAGGAAGGGTCCGATTTCCACAGAACCCAAAGCCGCCACTCCTGGGAGCCACACCTGTCCCTGCAAGCAGCACAGAGTTGTATAGGATTGTTGTTTTTCCAGGCAATAACATGACacagctttaattttcttttttaccttttcaGTTGTTTGGGATCTTGATTTCAAGTTAGAATATCACTTCTAGGCTTGAAACCTagaacttctaaaagaaaaatatctattttttccccctgaggTTGAAGTTTATAGGTGGTGTCCTTAGAATCTTAGTTCTTACTGCAGAAACTCGGGGTCCACTTCTAGAAGAGTAAGGAGATTATAAATAACCACTTGCCATGAGTGGTCTGGGGGAGTCAGCAGAGGTGAAATGACTAGTGTGCTGCCTGCGTGAATTCTGGAGCCACACTGATTTAGAGTGGCAGCTGGTCAGAGATGGCAGAACCAGAATTTGAGGGAAATATTGGCAAATAGATGATCCTGTAGCTGCGACATTGGAGTAGGGCACCTTAAAGGACTTAAGAGATCTGGACACCTGGTTTAAACAGTCAGGTGGGTCAGGAGTGTATCCAGATGATGCATTTGAATATGAGAAACTGCCCTCCTATCAGAAACATGAACCAGGGGACCCTCTCTCCACCCTGGACCCTAAGAGCAGGAGGTGGGCTCTGGCTGCCCATGGTGCAGGCCTAGACTGTGGCTGACAGTGCTGTGGTTCTGGGCCTCCTGCCAGGGGTACAGGACAGCTCAGCATTGACAAGCAGCTTGGCCCGCCTGTTGGCAGCTCTGGGCAGGCATGTCTTCTGGACACCTGGGTCTTTTGGGGAGAGGGTTTCCCACAGCCTCCCAGAACTTTCCCTTTACATCTGATTGATGAGAAGTGGGTCACACAGCGCCCCCACGCTACCTCTCTTGAAATCACAGTTGCAGCCTGATACTTGAACAAAATTGGAATTCTATTAAGAAGATACAAGGTTGGGGGGTGGCTTTTGGTGAGGAATGGGCACAGTTTACCACACCAGGCATTCACTCCTTCACCTTTCCCCACACAGTACTCAATGATCTGAAGTGTAGCCCTTCTGGTGCTGCCTGGGGCACCACATGCTTCACCCAGCACCCACTGCCACCACACCTCCACTCACAGTCCCAATGCACGTCCAGCCGTactcccatccctccctccatgcCAGGCCCGGACAGGCCAATGGCTGCCTCGCAGTCATGTTTGCCCAGGGGGCTCTCTTGACCTGAAGAGACCCCCGCACCCCATTCACCATTACCTGATCCCTCCTGAAGCTTTCTGCTTCAGTTACGGGGTCTTCAGCAAGGCCTTCAGTTCTGCAGGGCCCTGTCCCATGGAACTCCAAGCTCATTTCAGTAAATGACATAATTGTCGCTCAGCCAAGGTCACTCATGGGAACACCCTGTCCCTCAGAGGACTCAGACGTGCAGGTGGAACTATTTGGGGTGCTTCAGGGAAGCTGAGGGAACCTACTTCCTGAGTAGCCACTGGCAGCTGCTGGAGTGGTGGGAAGGTTACTAAGCTGAAAACATGGAGATTTCAGTCATCTTCAACTCCCACTCTCCAGCACCAATCATCAACTCTCTGGTGAGCAGAGGCCTGTGGCTTCATGCTGGGAAAGAAGCCTGTCAGCAGCTTCTGTCAACAGGGCCTGTTTTCCAGCTCCCCTGGGCAAACCATGAGGATGTAGAAGTCAGGAAGAGGCCTGTGGAGGCTGCTTGGGGAGAGCCCCACAGACGCTGCACCACGAAACCTCTGCTCAAGGGGCTGTGGCCTGGGGAGAGTTTCCACAGGCCTCAGCCTGGCTATGCAGAGTCAGCTGTGCCCCAGGAGCGGAATCTTCTGAAGATCAAACTACAAAGCCAGAATGCCCCTGCAGCCTTTATTATGTGGGATGTGACAGGCATGTGGCCTGGAGCTCATGGCATGTCTGCCAGGTCCTGCCCCTACAATCCCAGATCTCTGTTCTTGAAGCCCCTTAAAAAGGGGCAGAAGTTTGATGGAGACAGTCGGATGATTTCAGGAAGGGTGGTCTTACCACTTGGGCAGATCTGCAGAACCTGTAGCTCTGACCCCTTGCTCTTACCTGTGACTCCACAGGGGGCTGGTTCCCAGTCCTGCCTGACCCTGCTTCCCCCTTGATGGACTTGTTTTCTTCTGGACATGTTAATGCCTTTCCTGAGGTGAGGCCTCATATGAAGAGAGCACCCTCTCTTCCATTCACATGACCTCGGGACTCGTCTGTGAGCCTGGTGTTGCCCAGAACTTCTGTCTCCAGTGCGAGTTCTTGGGAAGCACCTGAGTGGGGCCTTGCTGCTTTGAGAGGTCCCTACCAGGGCACAGACCCTGCTTCCAAAGCTTGCCTCTGTGTTCCCAAAGGTGAAATACAGATGTTTATCCTCATCTTTGAGTTTTCCAACAGGCTTACTCCCCCATAACTGAAGTGTAAATAAACTAacattttctcctctcccttGGTGGAGCAGCAttgccaaaataataataattcaactTTAGGCCAGTAAGAATGAACTGTGGCTGATCATCAGCAGTGTCTATTCACAACGGGGCCAAGAACCAAGCAGAGGGAGTTTTGCAGTAGCCAAGCTAGATGCTAAAACAAACACCCCACATTCTTactcattgtattagtctgttttcatgctgctgataaacacatacctgagactggaaagaaaaaaggtCTAATGaacttacatttccacatggctggggatgcctcataAACATggtggtagaaggtgaaaggcacatctcacgtggtggcagacaagagaagagagcttgtgcagggaaactcccccttatataGTCATCAGATGTCGTGAGAATTAcacactatcaggagaacagcaggaaagacctgctccctgattcagttacctcccactcccacccacaacatgtgggatatcaagatgagatttggatggggagacagccaaactgtatcacttaTGGTAAGTTACTCAAGTGTCATTtcaagtttttttccttttaaactatATGTAATTTTAGCATTGCAATTTTTTCCATCTGttaggtattcagtaaatacttttcagatgaatgaatgaatgtcagaAAAAGTTGCAACAGAATTGAGAGGCTGCTATAATTttgttaatatgttttaaaataaggtttattATATCTTAATAACAGCAGCTAATGTTTTGGGGCTTTATATGTACTAGGCACTCTTAGAGCTTTTCCATCTTTTGATCTTATCTTTCGTCTTAACCATATGCTGTTGATTCTGTCTAatcttttttcagttgaacaaaCAGAATGATTAAGTTATTAGcctaattaattaatgaaatgaaGCCAGGATTCAAAGTTGGGTCTGACCTTagagtacttatttatttatttattgtttgtttgtttgtttgtttgagccctggtcttgttctgttgcctaggctggagtactgtggtgtgatcatagctctctgcagcctagaattcctgggcttaagtgatcctcccacctcagcttcccaagtagctggaattacaggtgcacaccaccataccccgttaattttttaaattttttttccgtagagacagagtcttgctctgttgaccaggctgatctcaaactcctgaccctagaTGATCCTCCCACACCTCagtgcttcccaaagtgctgggattacagaggtgagccaagGTACCCAGAGCTCTTACTCTTAATCACTGATTTATACTACTTCCCAGTTACCTgaaagcagagacagaaaaacatttaaagcagaCCTAAGACTCCAATTAATATGCTGTCACTATTGTCTTAAAGCCAAAGCCCTTTGATTTGAAGAAAACCACCTTTGAAAGCTTTGTTGAACTGGGAGAGTTTTACCTGATTGTAATACAGTGGAGAAATTCACAGTGAGTCATCAAGAC
This is a stretch of genomic DNA from Saimiri boliviensis isolate mSaiBol1 chromosome 17, mSaiBol1.pri, whole genome shotgun sequence. It encodes these proteins:
- the SPECC1 gene encoding cytospin-B isoform X5, encoding MGDRPTKTNMRSAAKPWSPAIRTAGHGPDRVRPLPAASSGMKSSKSSTSLAFESRLSRLKRASSEDTLNKPGSTATSGAVRLKKTATAGAISELAESRLRSGTGAFTTTKRTGIPAPREFSVTVSRERSVPRGPSNPRKSVSSPTSSNTPTPTKHLRTPSVKPKQDNEGGEKAALESQVRELLAEAKAKDSEINRLRSELKKCKEKRTLSTEGTDALGPNGDGTSVSPGDMEPMIRALEEKNKNFQKELSDLEEENQALKEKLIYLEHSPNSEGAASHTGDSSCPTSITQESSFGSPTGNQLSSDIDEYKKNIHGNSLRTSGSSSSDVTKASLSPDASDFEHITAETPSRPLSSSSNPFKSSKCSTAGSSPNNVSELSLASLTEKIQKMEENHHSTAEELQATLQELSDQQQMVQELTAENEKLVDEKTILETSFHQHRERAEQLSQENEKLMTLLQERVKNEEPITQEGKILELEQKCTDILEQGRFEREKLLNIQQQLTCSLRKVEEENQGALEMIKRLKEENEKLNEFLELERHNNNIMAKTLEECRVTLEGLKTENGSLKSHLQGEKQKAIEASAIGQMAESCEVQEMLKVARAEKDLLELSCNELREELLKANGEIKHVSSLLAKVEKDYSYLKEICDHQAEQLSRTSLKLQEKASESDAEIKDMKETIFELEDQVEQHRAVKLHNNQLISELESNVIKLEEQKSDLERQLKTLTKQMKEETEEWRRFQADLQTAVVVANDIKCEAQQELRTVKRKLLEEEEKNARLQKELGDVQGHGRVVANRAAPPSLGSVS
- the SPECC1 gene encoding cytospin-B isoform X6 codes for the protein MGDRPTKTNMRSAAKPWSPAIRTAGHGPDRVRPLPAASSGMKSSKSSTSLAFESRLSRLKRASSEDTLNKPGSTATSGAVRLKKTATAGAISELAESRLRSGTGAFTTTKRTGIPAPREFSVTVSRERSVPRGPSNPRKSVSSPTSSNTPTPTKHLRTPSVKPKQDNEGGEKAALESQVRELLAEAKAKDSEINRLRSELKKCKEKRTLSTEGTDALGPNGDGTSVSPGDMEPMIRALEEKNKNFQKELSDLEEENQALKEKLIYLEHSPNSEGAASHTGDSSCPTSITQESSFGSPTGNQLSSDIDEYKKNIHGNSLRTSGSSSSDVTKASLSPDASDFEHITAETPSRPLSSSSNPFKSSKCSTAGSSPNNVSELSLASLTEKIQKMEENHHSTAEELQATLQELSDQQQMVQELTAENEKLVDEKTILETSFHQHRERAEQLSQENEKLMTLLQERVKNEEPITQEGKILELEQKCTDILEQGRFEREKLLNIQQQLTCSLRKVEEENQGALEMIKRLKEENEKLNEFLELERHNNNIMAKTLEECRVTLEGLKTENGSLKSHLQGEKQKAIEASAIGQMAESCEVQEMLKVARAEKDLLELSCNELREELLKANGEIKHVSSLLAKVEKDYSYLKEICDHQAEQLSRTSLKLQEKASESDAEIKDMKETIFELEDQVEQHRAVKLHNNQLISELESNVIKLEEQKSDLERQLKTLTKQMKEETEEWRRFQADLQTAVVVANDIKCEAQQELRTVKRKLLEEEEKNARLQKELGDVQGHGRVVANRAAPP